The Deinococcus puniceus genome segment CACCGACGTGATCCCCAGTTCCTCCGCCAGCTTTTGGATGTCGGCCACAGCCGTTTCGGGCAGGTTGGGCTGCGGCGCAAAGCCCTGCGTGAACCCGCTCAGGCTCACCTGCACATCTGGCCCGATGCCGCCGAGTTCGCTGGTAAAGACCTTGCGAATCCCCTCGCCCAGAGAAAGAAAAACAACCATGCTGGCGACGGCCACCGTGATTCCCAGTGCCGTCAGCAGCGTCCGCACAGGCCGCCGCGTGAGTCCTCGCCACGCCAGCGCCCACAAATCTCCCCAAGACATCATGAGATGTAAGGTACGCCGAAACCGCAGGACAAAAGACGGGAAGTGTTGCGGAGTGGGTCTGAGAGGCGAAGGGTCTGAGGACGGACTTAGCCTTGAAATCCGTCTACTTCACAGGTTGCGCATCAAGGATATAGGTCTCAGCTCTGTTGAGTACCAACGCCACTTTAGTTTCTCCGCCTGTACCGATGACTCGATGACAGTCCACAAGCCAGATGTAAGGATAGATCGGGTCATCTACTTTTGTTTTGTCGTCCATCAGCATGAGGTGGTAAAGGAGATCGCGCAACTGTTCATCCTTTGCTATGAATTCGGTATCGTCGAACGCCTCCCAAAAGGCTCCTCTGTGGTTCTCAAGGGGAAGTCCATTCTCTAAAAGAATGCCAGTTATGAGGTTGAAATATGTAATCAGGATGGGTTCATTTTCGGGCCACGCGGATTCGCACTGATCGCAGGCGTAGAAAATGGCACCCGTAGCTTTGACTTTAAATCTTGCAAGGAGGCCGCCACCACCTATGTGGAAACAAACAGGGCATTTGGTATAGAGCGGCCTCATGCCCCAATCTACCGCTCTCATCTTTCCTACCGCCTTACCTCACGCCCGCCCTCTAGCCTGAAGCCCATGCTCAAGCCTGCCTTTTTCCTCTCCTTCCTGTCTGCGGGTCTGTTCCATGCGGGCGCACAGACCTTTATTCCGCTGGATTCCCGGCCTGCCACACGGGTGCTGCCTGCCCTGATCGCGGGCCTGAATGGGCGTGACATACAGGTGGTGCCCGCCGAACTGCTGGGCAATGCCACACGCGGCGCAGACCCGGCAGCCCTGACGGCTTGGCTGAATGCTCAACCAGTGGGCGGCCCGCTCGTTGTGGCGCTGGACGCCCTCGCGTATGGCGGCCTCGTGCAGTCGCGCACCAGCCCCCTGACCACCGATGAGGCTTTGGCCCGCTTGGCCCCGCTCAGAGACTGGAAAACCCGCACCGGGCAGCCTATCTACGCCTTCATCACGCTGCCGCGCGAGCCGGACGCCACCAACCGGGAACGCAATCTGGAGGTGACGCGCCGCATGATCGACTGGGCGCGGGAAGGCGTATTTGCCGAGCTTCACATTGCTTGGGATGATGCGTTGCCCGGCAGCCCCGCCCCAGCGGAAGGCGCAGCGCTGGCGCAGAATGCCCCGGCCAATGTGCGGGTGTACCCCGGTGCCGACGAGGTGCTGTCGATGCTGGCAGCCCGCGCTCTGGCTCCTACTCCCAAAACAGTGCGCGTGGAATACAGCGACCCCAAGGCGGCAGAGGCGGTGATTCGTTACGAGGGGATTCCGCTGACGCAGAGCGCCCTGAACCATGCAGAGGGCAGCGGCTTCCGTGTCATTCCGTCTGGGCCTGCTGACCTGACGCTGTACGTGTTCAATGGGGGAGACCCGCGCCGCGCCGCTGTGCGAATCAGCGCCCTGCTGCGGGCTGGCCCGGTGGCGGTGGCCGACGTGGAGCGGGTGAATCTGGGCAATACGCGCCTCTGGTCTGATCTGGCCGTGTTGCGTCAGCCTGCCAACTTGCGCTCGCTTGCGGCTTGGGGCACTCCCGGCAACAACTTGGGCACGGCTCTGGCCCACGCCAAACTCACTTTGGGCGGTGTGGACGCGGTGCGCCAAGATGCGCTGCTGGCCCGCCAGTACGCCAACGACATCATCTACAGCGCTGAATTGCGGGCCGCCTTGCGAAAAGCCGTGCCCGAAAACCAACTGAATACACCGCAAGGTCAAGCCGCGCTGCTCAAGCTGGCTGCCGAATATTTCCCGTTGCGCTTGGGGCAGACCTATACCCTTAATGCCGCCGACTTGCCGTGGGGCCGCTCCTTCGAGTGGGATTTTGAGTTGAAGGGTGGGTGGTGAGGGGCGGGCGTTGATGTGGCGTGTGAACCCCCCAGTCTGCTTCGCAGCCAGCCCCCCTTGAAGGGGAGCGCAACAGCATTTGTCCTCCCCTCAAGGGGGGGCGTTGCGTCAGCAACGGGGGGGTTTACACGCCACCGTACTCTTCCAACTCCCCCTCCCCCTACTCCTTCAAACTCAGCAGCAGCGCCGCCCCGATTACTAGGGCCGCGCCCAGTAACGCCGTGACCGACAGGCGTTCGGCAAACAGCCACGCGGCCAACGCAGCGGCTACCACCGGTTCTAGGCTGGCAATTACGCTGGCGCGGGTGGCGGGCAGGCGCGGCAGGCCGAGGCTATAGGCGGTGTAGGCGAGGTACGTGGACAGGAAGGCGATGGCCCCCAGCCCAGTCCACGCGGCGGGTGTTTTGGCGCTGAATTCTACGAACGGCAGCAGGCCCAACGCGCCCACTGGCAGGGCCACAGCCAGCAGCGCAGGCGGCGAGTAGCGGCCAAAAAACGCTTTGCCATAGAGGTAATACAGGCTGTAGGTGAATCCAGCGACTAGGCCAAACACCAGCGCCGCCGCCGACACGGTGACGCCCCTCCCGCCGCCGAGGCTGATCAGGGCAATGCCCGCCAACGTTCCGGCCACCGCCAGCACGTCGCGCTTGCCCAAGCGTTCGCGCAACACGGCCCAGCCGAACAGGGCCACGAATGCCGGGGCCGTGTACAGCAGCACGCTCGCCAAACTTGCGCCGCCTGCCCGCACTGCCAATTGGTAGGAGCCGTAAAAGATGCTGACGCCTGCGATGCCGAACGCCGCCGTGATCCAGAAGTCACGGCCACGCGGCAAGGGCGCACGAATCAGCGCGGCGTGGGTGGCAAACAGGCCGCCGCCCAACACTGCCCGCCAGAAGGCCACTTCCAATGGCCCTACGCCCGCCGCCTGCACATTCTTGCCAAATATTCCCAGCAGGCCCCACAGAAACGCCGCCGTCAGAATCAGCAGCGGGGCGGGAATGTTTCGGCTCCAGCCTTTGGCCTGTGCCCCTGCGGGCGCGGAGTCCGTCATCTCAGACGCCCCGTCTGCGCCATACCAGCACCGTCGCGCCAACGGTCAGCAGCAGGCCCACGCCGCCCACAGCGGCCAGCAGCAGGGTGCGGCTGTCGCGGGTTTCGCCCACCGGGGCCAGCGTATCCAGCGTGTACACCGCCGTATCGTCGGGCGCGGCCAGCACGTCTACCGGGGCGGGGGCACTGGCGCGGCTGGCCTGCAACGCCGAGGTATCTGTCCCGGTGCTGGGCCGCAAAATGCCGTCGGCACTCAGGGGCGAATACACGCTGCTCGTGACCCAGTAGGCGTACTGGCCGGATGGAATGGCCGTATCGATAATCAGATTTGTGCCCTCTATAGTTACGGTGGGGGCCGCCATCGGCACAGGCTTTTGCCCTACAGCCGCCGCGCTCTCCTGTGCGGTGGGCAGGCCCTCCAGCGTAGCCCCGGCCCCGGTCACGCGGACATGGTAGTGCCAGCCGCCCGCGCCGCGCACGTTCAGGCCCAAGTTTCCCAGCGTGCGTACCGTACCCAGCGGAGACTTCACAAAAATATCGACCACACTGGCCGAGAACCCGGAGGGCAAGCCCCACGGATTTTCGATGCGTCCCAGTCCCACCGTAAAGCGCATTCCAGCCGATGGTTTAGCCGTGCCCTGAAGCAGTGGCAGGCTCTTTTTGGCCGCGTTGCCCAACGCTTCGGCCCGGAATTCTCGCAGGTCAAGGGCGTCGCCGCTGATGGCCGGGCGGGTGGGCAGCACGTAGCCGCCGTCGCCGCGTGCATCGCCCGCCGGGTCTGGATAGGAAAAGAGGGCCGCAAACAGCAGGGGCACAGACAGCATCGGCGCAGACAGGAGCGAAACGGGCAACAGCACGCCCGCAAGTATAGGTCAGGGCGATGGGCAGCACAGGTGACGCGGCTGAGCTTGTTCGCGCGCCGCCGTCCTCACCTTGTTGGGGGCATTCATGCGGCCTTGATCTCTGAGCAGTCGAAATCTCTCACGCTGACTAAGGCGGCCTGTGCGTGTGCCAGTCGGTCTTTCTCGCCGCTTGGCCCACCCGCCTTGGCCAGCACCCTTCGGCCGGATGGGCACTCCCCAACCCTTCCCCCACCGAATGTAAAGCCACGGTCAGCTTGCCCGCATTTGTTCCACAAAACGGGGCTTAAACTGGGGGGGTGAAGGGCTTACGCGAGTTCATCGATTGGTTGCGCGAAACGCTGAAGGGCGCTGTCCAGCCTCCCCGTCAGCTGCAACCCGTCCCGATTCCCGTGCGCGTCCGCGAACGCCGCTGAGGATCATCTCCCTCACTTCTCTCCGTGGTTAACCCAAACTGAACTCAGGGCGCTTACTTGCGGGTAGGCGCTTTTGCTGTGTGGTGGGATTGGGGAGTGGGGCTGTGCAGTGGGGGAGCTGGGGGCATGACCTGACCTTCCGGTGACGTGGCTCTCCGTGTCCGGCCCACCGCCGCGCTATGCTGCCCCGCGTGTCCGGCCCGTCAAACAGCAACCCGTCCGATGTGCCCTCTGATCTTCCCCTGTCCGGGCCAGAAGCCAGCCTTGGCGCGCCGTCCGTCTCCGCCGCAGGAGAAGATGCCCGCGCTGACGATCACGGCATGGCCGAACTGCGGGTGCTGATTTCCGAACGCCCACAGGCCGAACAGGAGCGGGTAGAAAAGGCCTACATCTTTGCCCGCGACGCCCACGACGGCGTGAACCGCAAGAGCGGCGAGCCGTACATCACGCACCCGGTGGCGGTGGCCGTCATTCTGGCGCGGCTGGGCATGGACACCGACAGCCTGATGGCGGGCCTGCTGCACGACACTGTTGAGGATGTAGACGGCATTACGTTTGAGCTGATTGAAGCGGAGTTTGGCCCTGACGTCCGGCGAATTGTGGAGGGCGAAACCAAGGTCAGCAAACTGAGCAAGCAGGGCAGTCAGGTGGCCGAGGTGAAGGACGCCGGACGCGATATGCAGGCCGAAAATCTGCGCCAGATGCTGATCGCCATGACTGCCGATATCCGGATCATCGTGGTGAAGCTGGCCGACCGCCTGCACAACATGAGGACGCTGGGCAGCATGAAGCCCGAAAAGCAGCAGCGGATTGCCCGCGAAACGATGGAGATTTTCGCGCCGCTGGCCCACCGCCTGGGCATCGGACAGATCAAGTGGGAACTGGAAGACCTCAGTTTCCGTTACCTGCAACCCGACGCCTACGAGTACCTGCAGACCCGCCTGAGAACCAA includes the following:
- a CDS encoding DUF4127 family protein — translated: MLKPAFFLSFLSAGLFHAGAQTFIPLDSRPATRVLPALIAGLNGRDIQVVPAELLGNATRGADPAALTAWLNAQPVGGPLVVALDALAYGGLVQSRTSPLTTDEALARLAPLRDWKTRTGQPIYAFITLPREPDATNRERNLEVTRRMIDWAREGVFAELHIAWDDALPGSPAPAEGAALAQNAPANVRVYPGADEVLSMLAARALAPTPKTVRVEYSDPKAAEAVIRYEGIPLTQSALNHAEGSGFRVIPSGPADLTLYVFNGGDPRRAAVRISALLRAGPVAVADVERVNLGNTRLWSDLAVLRQPANLRSLAAWGTPGNNLGTALAHAKLTLGGVDAVRQDALLARQYANDIIYSAELRAALRKAVPENQLNTPQGQAALLKLAAEYFPLRLGQTYTLNAADLPWGRSFEWDFELKGGW
- a CDS encoding DMT family transporter produces the protein MTDSAPAGAQAKGWSRNIPAPLLILTAAFLWGLLGIFGKNVQAAGVGPLEVAFWRAVLGGGLFATHAALIRAPLPRGRDFWITAAFGIAGVSIFYGSYQLAVRAGGASLASVLLYTAPAFVALFGWAVLRERLGKRDVLAVAGTLAGIALISLGGGRGVTVSAAALVFGLVAGFTYSLYYLYGKAFFGRYSPPALLAVALPVGALGLLPFVEFSAKTPAAWTGLGAIAFLSTYLAYTAYSLGLPRLPATRASVIASLEPVVAAALAAWLFAERLSVTALLGAALVIGAALLLSLKE
- a CDS encoding glucodextranase DOMON-like domain-containing protein; the encoded protein is MLLPVSLLSAPMLSVPLLFAALFSYPDPAGDARGDGGYVLPTRPAISGDALDLREFRAEALGNAAKKSLPLLQGTAKPSAGMRFTVGLGRIENPWGLPSGFSASVVDIFVKSPLGTVRTLGNLGLNVRGAGGWHYHVRVTGAGATLEGLPTAQESAAAVGQKPVPMAAPTVTIEGTNLIIDTAIPSGQYAYWVTSSVYSPLSADGILRPSTGTDTSALQASRASAPAPVDVLAAPDDTAVYTLDTLAPVGETRDSRTLLLAAVGGVGLLLTVGATVLVWRRRGV